The following coding sequences lie in one Eschrichtius robustus isolate mEscRob2 chromosome 17, mEscRob2.pri, whole genome shotgun sequence genomic window:
- the LOC137751612 gene encoding LOW QUALITY PROTEIN: zinc finger protein 211-like (The sequence of the model RefSeq protein was modified relative to this genomic sequence to represent the inferred CDS: inserted 2 bases in 1 codon), producing MAAPALMDPPQGSVTFEDVAVYFSWEEWCLLDEVQIHLYLDVMVENFALVCMLGSFPGVEDEETPSEQSISAEGVSQMRTPSAGLSPEKTQPCKMCTPVLRDILHLAEEQGTNRGQKAYTCGPCGKQFYFTANLQEHQKPHIRGNPVRYDMGRPSFWKSCTIHTIGNLPTYMEIGNDFVANMGLQPQATNTRKKPNNSKECEAVFHSGTGHHSWGEGKKASSHTEILVQDERVLTSKGFCECSKHGKACTQTCNFIQQEPVHTGERPYECSHCGKYFSHKSGLLGHQRVNCGGRLYDCSDCGKSFSLRKYLREHRRIHSGEKPYECKECAKSFIQKCILIEHQRVHTGEKPYRCTQCGKSFARKSNFLTYQRVHTGEKPYECSEYGKSFVARSSLWYHQXVHSGERLYECSECGKSFTARSGLRGHQRVHSGERPYDCSECGKCFTARSGLRGHQRVHSGERPYDCSECGKCFTGSSSLLRHQRVHSGERPYECSKCGQSFTTRSSLYDHHTVHTGERPYECTECGKAFKQRQLLCIHRKIHTGEKPFECKECGKSFTQRCHLIKHQSSHWRKGLMNIANMSGNDVGGVSGGKRVRRTRAANGPFLERKLRHRDDVSSVCDLPEMDRDLGFNARLPGSGYRESGHFTPPLPPTQVWGLKEHLAHPDTSASQSPHQEPCSYPSPMLMDRIIFSLGTNIDDFPVTDSIYLPNQTSAVIQLLLLPFMKGGVSSSERLRNFHKGSLLPGF from the exons ATGGCAGCGCCTGCGCTGATGGACCCACCTCAGGGCAGTGTGACCTTTGAGGATGTGGCCGTGTACTTCTCCTGGGAGGAATGGTGTCTTCTTGATGAGGTTCAGATACACCTGTACCTTGATGTCATGGTGGAGAACTTTGCACTTGTATGCATGCTGG GTTCTTTTCCTGGAGTTGAGGATGAAGAGACACCTTCTGAACAGAGCATATCTGCAGAAGGAGTGTCACAGATGAGGACCCCCAGCGCAGGTTTGTCCCCTGAGAAGACCCAGCCCTGTAAGATGTGCACCCCAGTCTTGAGAGACATTTTGCACTTGGCTGAAGAGCAAGGAACAAATAGGGGGCAGAAAGCATACACATGTGGGCCATGCGGTAAACAATTCTATTTCACTGCAAACCTTCAAGAGCACCAGAAGCCGCATATTAGAGGGAATCCCGTACGATATGATATGGGGAGAccctcattttggaagagctgcaCAATCCACACAATAGGGAATCTACCTACCTACATGGAGATTGGGAACGACTTCGTGGCCAACATGGGACTTCAGCCACAAGCCACTAACACCAGGAAGAAACCAAACAACAGTAAGGAGTGTGaagctgtttttcacagtggaaCAGGTCATCACAGCTGGGGAGAAGGCAAGAAAGCCTCCAGCCACACAGAAATACTTGTTCAGGATGAGAGAGTCCTTACTAGTAAAGGGTTTTGTGAGTGCAGCAAACATGGGAAAGCCTGCACCCAAACATGTAACTTTATTCAGCAGGAGCCAGTTCatactggagaaaggccttatgaatgcagccattgtggaaaatattttagCCACAAATCTGGTCTCCTTGGACATCAGAGAGTTAACTGTGGAGGAAGGCTCTATGACTGCAGTGACTGTGGGAAATCCTTTAGCCTAAGGAAGTACCTCAGAGAACATAGGAGAATCCACAGTGGAGAAAAGCCTTATGAATGCAAGGAATGTGCTAAATCTTTCATCCAAAAGTGCATCTTAATTGAACATCAGAGAGTTCATACTGGAGAAAAACCTTATCGATGCACCCAGTGTGGAAAATCTTTTGCCCGCAAATCCAATTTCCTTACATATCAgagagttcacactggagaaaagccttatgagtgcagtgaataTGGGAAATCTTTCGTTGCTAGGAGTAGCCTCTGGTATCATCA AGTTCACAGTGGAGAAAGGCtttatgagtgcagtgaatgtgggaaatcttttacTGCTAGGTCAGGCCTTCGTGGTCATCAGAGAGTTCACagtggagaaaggccttatgactgcagtgaatgtgggaaatgtTTTACTGCTAGGTCAGGCCTTCGTGGTCATCAGAGAGTTCACagtggagaaaggccttatgactgcagtgaatgtgggaaatgtTTTACTGGTAGCTCTAGCCTTCTTCGTCATCAGAGAGTTCACagtggagaaaggccttatgagtgcagtaAATGTGGGCAATCTTTTACTACTCGATCCTCTCTCTATGATCATCACAcagttcacactggagaaaggccttatgagtgcacTGAATGCGGAAAAGCCTTTAAGCAAAGACAGCTCCTCTGCATCCATAGGAAAATCCACACTGGAGAAAAGCCTTTTGAGTGCAAGGAATGTGGTAAATCTTTCACCCAAAGGTGCCACTTGATTAAACATCAGAGTTCACACTGGAGGAAGGGCCTTATGAATATCGCAAATATGTCTGGCAATGACGTTGGAGGAGTTTCAGGTGGTAAGAGAGTAAGAAGAACCCGTGCAGCTAATGGACCCTTTctagagaggaaactgaggcacagagatgatgTGTCATCTGTTTGTGATCTCCCAGAAATGGACAGGGATCTGGGCTTCAATGCCAGGTTGCCTGGTTCAGGATATCGGGAGTCTGGTCACTtcactcctcccctgcccccaacccaggTTTGGGGACTGAAAGAACACCTTGCCCATCCTGACACTTCTGCCAGCCAATCCCCACACCAGGAGCCCTGCTCATACCCCAGCCCCATGCTGATGGACAGGATTATCTTTTCTCTGGGAACCAATATTGATGACTTTCCTGTGACTGACTCCATTTATCTACCCAACCAAACCAGTGCTGTGATTcagttattattattgccatttatGAAAGGAGGGGTGtccagctcagagaggttgaggaaCTTCCACAAGGGCTCACTACTGCCAGGCTTTTGA